TCGACTTACCGGTCCCGTGCGGCAGCACCACGGTGCCGCGGACCATCTGGTCGGCGTGCTTCGGATCGACGCCGAGGAGAAAGCAGATCTCCATCGTCTCGTCGAACTTGGAAGGCTTGATCTTCTTCACCAGAGGGATCGCCTCGTCAAGGGTATAGGGCCTCTGCTCCACCTGCTTCTTCGCGGCCGCGTACTTCTTTCCTGCTTTGCCCATGTGCGCTCCGTTCTAGACGATCTCGATGCCCATGCTGCGGGCTGTCCCCATCACCGTCTTCACCGCCGCTTCGAGCGAGCCGCAGTTCAGGTCGGGCAGCTTGGTGCGGGCGATCTCCTCGACCTGGGCCCGGGTCACCTTGCCCACCTTATCCTTGTTGGGCGCCCCGGAGCCCTTCGCCAGCCCCGCCACCTTCTTCAGCAGCACGGCCGCCGGGGGCGTCTTGGTGATGAAGGTGTAGCTCCGGTCGGCGTAGACCGTGATCACCACAGGAATGATCAGCCCCTCCTGCTTCTGGGTCCTGGCGTTGAAGTTCTTGCAGAAATCCATGATGTTCACGCCCTGCTGCCCCAGGGCCGGGCCCACCGGCGGGGCCGGCGTGGCCTTGCCCGCGGGACTCTGCAGCTTGATGTAACCCTGGATCTTCTTGGCCATGCGTTCCTTCCTTTACCGCCGGCTCCGATCCGGCTAGAGCTTCTCCACCTTGAGGAAGTCGAGCTCCACCGGCGTGGCCCGGCCGAAAATCGTGACCATCACCTTGAGGGTGGCGCGGTCGTTGTTGACGTCATCCACCACGCCCTGGAAGTTGGTGAAGGGACCGTCGATGATGCGGACCTGCTCGCCCCGCTGGAACTGGAATTTCGGCTTGGGCTTCTCCGCGGCGACCGAGACCTGGTTGATGATCCGGTCCACTTCCTCCTGGGTGAGCGGGGTGGGCTTGGTCCCCATCCCCACGAACCCGGTCACCTTGGGCGTGTTTTTCACCACGTGCCAGGCGTTGTCAGACATCTCCATGTTGATCAGCACGTAGCCGGGAAAGAACTTCTTCTTGCTGATGATCTTTTCCCCGCTGCGCATCTCCACGACGTCCTCGGTGGGGATCAGGATCTCTCCGATGACCTCGTTCATCCCCAGGGCATCCACCCGCTGCTTCAACGACTCCCGTACCTTGCCTTCGTAGCCCGAGTAGGTGTGCACGATGTACCACTGCTTGGACATGAGTCT
Above is a window of Candidatus Polarisedimenticolia bacterium DNA encoding:
- the nusG gene encoding transcription termination/antitermination protein NusG gives rise to the protein MSKQWYIVHTYSGYEGKVRESLKQRVDALGMNEVIGEILIPTEDVVEMRSGEKIISKKKFFPGYVLINMEMSDNAWHVVKNTPKVTGFVGMGTKPTPLTQEEVDRIINQVSVAAEKPKPKFQFQRGEQVRIIDGPFTNFQGVVDDVNNDRATLKVMVTIFGRATPVELDFLKVEKL
- the rplK gene encoding 50S ribosomal protein L11; translation: MAKKIQGYIKLQSPAGKATPAPPVGPALGQQGVNIMDFCKNFNARTQKQEGLIIPVVITVYADRSYTFITKTPPAAVLLKKVAGLAKGSGAPNKDKVGKVTRAQVEEIARTKLPDLNCGSLEAAVKTVMGTARSMGIEIV